A region of the Vicugna pacos chromosome 7, VicPac4, whole genome shotgun sequence genome:
AACTCACCGGGTTATCTTTTATGACACAAGACGTCCATCCCGGCAGTACCTCTTCCTCTATGTCCGACCACACAAACGAATTTCCAAAGATGTCCCCGTGCATGCATTCAAAGCACATCTCCACCTGATAGCCATTATTCAGCAACAGCCTCAGCATCACCTCGTCATTTAGGGCATACTGAATGGCACTGGGGAAGCGAGTGTCGTTCACGTGCATAAAATAACAGTTGACGTTAGCTCCGTGGGAGAGAAGCAGCCGTACAATTTCATGATTATTGGCCCTCACTGCCACAAGTAGACAGTTGAGGGGATCGAGGTTCGGGTCTGCACCTGCAGCCAGAAGGAGCTCCGTGCAGTGGATGTCATTATTAGAAACAGCAAAATACAGCGCAGTCTTCCGTTCATCATCGTAGCTCTCGGAAATGTGGTCGGCAAGCAGGGCATTGACATCAAAACCATTTTCAATAAGCAGTTCTAGGCACTGTACACTTTGTCCATCTGCTGCGGAGTGAATTGGTGTCATCCCACTTTTCCGGATTGCATTTTTGGATGTTACTGGAATAAGATATTTCagtgcactgaaaaaaaaatcaaatatccaCATGGCATGGAGAAAATCAAGAAATTAAATAAGCCAGCTCCCTCACTAGACAAAAGAATTCATTTTGTTTAGTTTCTTGTATTTTCTCTAGATAATCTTACACAAAACATTTAACCTTCGTCCATTGACTTCCTACTATTCAGTTTAATGGAATTTAGTTTTGATTTAGCTTCTTCCCATTCTAAATATTCCTGGGGAACATGCTGGATCTTACATATTTGGTCCTAGAATTGTGGTTCCTCAGGAACCCTCACCATTTTCCAACTCTTCTCTGAACAACATAATATTTATAATCAACCAATgctctttaatgaaaaaaaaataggaaagctaGCCCATCTGATGCCATAGAAGATTGCTTCATACTCTTGACCATTAGAGTCATGGAGTCACAGAAGTTAGAGCTGGAAGTGACCTTGGACATTACTTGGTCCAATCCCTTTATGTAACAGAAGAGCCATATGAAGTCTTGAGAAGTGAAACGATTTGTCCAAGGTCGCACAGATGTGGAGCAATGACTAGAATTCAGGCCTCTTGAATTCTCATTTGTTACTCCTCTTTCACTGCTTCCTGAGCAATCTATGCTTTAATACTGGCCATGGACATCCTGACTGCTTCCATATTCTTTGAAATTGAATTATCAGTAACAAGAAGAGTCTCTATTGTTTCCTCAACCTTACATCAGTCCCATTGAGATAACTAACTACAGCTCATGTTTGTTACGTTAGTTGTGAATTTCTCACTTGATTTACCGACTGGACATGTATGAGAACCACAGGCGGGGATAACTTGATCCCCTGTGCCTAATTCGGAGCTACTATGTGTGAATTTATGAACACTGGGAGTAAATCCAGCTAAACTTGAACAACGTGCCACTTAGCATCAATTACGCATCATTGGCCACTTAGCCACTGCCACTACTGAAAGTGATAAAGGCTAATGATTTCAAAGTTTTTGAACttgggaaatatattcaattgcCAAAAACCAACCTTTCATGATGGGTAGTTTAGTATAATGATTATAGATTTCTATTGATGTGTTGGTCATGGcacattttgtaatttaaaaatatattcaaccaATTTTggggaataaataaatctaaatttataataaaacttCTTTATTCAAGGATAAATTtgacattatattatattataattatattattatgttATAATATCTATAGGTATTGGTAAAATTGGGCTAATACTGATAGTATTGTTACAAATTTTAATCCTTTGCCAAAGGGGCAATTTTTAGAAACCCTGTAACTCTTTgctaaacatattttttaaaaaaccagaaaaGTACATTTGGGTGGCTTGTGCAGAATTCCCACTTATAACTTactttcttctaaaagaaaatcTCTTCATTGTAAGTATAGTATAAATTCAATGTGGAAATTTTATTAAGTACAGGATATAAAACAAAGGGGAAACTCAAAGATATATTTAGATATACAAAACTTACGaacattttgcctttttctttttggattttaaGAGGTGTGCAAACAGATttaggattatactgtatatatcattttgtatttttcaacttGAAATGATCATCTTATGATTTATTACTTACAGATAATGTCCCTCGTAGGCAGCTCGGTGTATAGGAAGATGCCCTGCTCTGTTAGGTACATTTCCACTTCCTCCATATTCCAGCAGGAGGGAGATGCAGTCGGGGTTGCCCCCTCCTGCTGCCTCAAACAACACGGATGCCCCGTCATCCGCCAAAGCAAGCACGTCACCTCCTGGCAGTATAAAACACGTGGCAGAGTGGTAACTGGACTGATTGTCAAGATAGTCCCCGTAAAAATAACCTGCTGTTTTCCTTTCTGGTTAAGACTTGAAAGTAAAAGTACAGAATTAAGAAATCTGTGTTTTGTCTTTTCACTAAACAAGCATGCATCATGTTTCACTTGTCAGAAAATCTTTCCGTTACAAGAACACTGAAGAAATCAACAAGTCCATTTCCATGACAGGCAAATGCTGCCAGAAAAAGGTATAGTTAGACTTTTAAAGACAGCAAGTGACACTCTGtttcatttcaacaaatatttatcaactgCCCTCTATGTGCGACTACTGTGTGTGACCCAGCAGAAAATCTAAGATGAATAAATCTATCTTAAGAAGCTTAGAGGGGAAATGAAACCAAATATCATCAAAGAACACAAACCGTGTAATATTCAAGTGACATCAGGACTAGAAGGCATGACGTAGGGGAAAGCGGTCTGTTGCTGACTGGGAGAGTTTGGGGTGGGCGACTTACGGCTATGAACCTCCAACTCCTCATCCGTAAACTAGAGTATGTGGCTTATTTCATACGGCTTATTTGCTAATTAATGAAGTTGCATTTGGGGGGGTTCCTCAGAAATGTTAGTCTTTTCCCCATAGAGGAGCCTTGAGGATTATGTGGAGGTAGCCTTTATTTACAGACGAGTAAGAGGCATAGATGTTTAAGTAACTAGGCGAGGGTCAGACAACGAGGAAGTGGCAGATGCCAATTTAAATCAGTCTCTTAATTCCTGGTTCTGTAGTTGTTTAAGGCACTTGGAGGCTTCAAAGGAAGGTGATGTCACAATCTGTTGGGGAGAATTAGGAAAGTCTTCAGGGAGGAAGAATCTCCAGAGATTGACTCTGAATTGTGCTGGAAGGTACTCCAGATGCGGGCAGGGGCCTGGCCCAAACCCAGACACGGGGAATGTGGGGTATATCTGGGAATACTGCTAGGCTAACTCAGCTGGAGTACAGGATACACAATTAGGAGCACTGAGAGACAAACCCGGAAAGGCAACTCGGGGTGATGCAGGGGGTGCCTGGGCGTGATCCAGTGGGCCGCAGGGACCCACTGAAGATTTTCTGTACAGTTTCCAGGACTGTAGCTCACCCTGAGGGAGAGCAGCTGAGTGACAGTGTTAGTGTGGGTCCTCAGATGGGGAGACTGGAACCCAGGAGAAGGGTCAGGAAACAACTGCCCTGGTCCAGGCAAGATGGGAGGATGCAGAGCAGAGGGACCGCCAAGGTGAGAACAGGTGAGAGGGGGTTGTTATAGCACAAGGCAGCTGACTGTATTTGAAAAAGAAGGTGATGGACGAATTAGAGAGAAATCCAAGCTCTCAACCTTCGCTGAGAGAAATTATTCAATGAAAAGCGTGAAAGAAGATGAATTCAATTTAGGAGAGGATGAGTGTGAGACCTTGGTGAGCCATCTGTGTGAAAAGTGCGCTGTCTCTAGAGAGAGCGGTCAGGGCTGGGCCTGCCGATTTGTAGGCCACCATGGAGAGGGTTTAAGTGAGTTACCCAGCAGGGGGCTACTGAGGGCTGGTTACAAAAGCCCGATGGCCCACCTTACACTCAGTCAGGAACGGAGAAAAGGAAATCTGAGAGGTAGGGGACGCATCTGGACCACGCAGCTTCTTTCCGTGTACCTTTGTGGATGAGGTGTTCCAGCACATCACAGTGACCATACTCGGCAGCAACACCTAACGGTGTGACTCCAAACCCGTCTCTCAGGTGGACACTGCCTCCACGGGTTAGCAGCAGGGCTACGATGTCCTTGCGGCCCTGCTTGGCTGCTTCGTGCATTGCCGACCATCGCTTGACACAGGGCTGGTCCAGGCTGGTGTTGTGTTCAAGCAGAGCAGACACCATGTCATAGGAGCCCTTTTTTACAGCTTGAAGATGGTTTTGAAAAGAACAGTCAACCGCGTGCATATTAACAGGAATACCTTAGATGGCATTAAACCAATGACCAGATCTGATATCAAAATAGGTATTAGTGGTTCCTTTTCTTCTACAAGAGAATACTGTATTTTCATACCCCCTCTATTCCTTATACCCAAATTTCCACTGTGGAGTATAAGCATGCAAGCTGATCTGCCTTTTCTTTAAGACTCTGACCTGAGGAGGGGTAAGAATTTCACGGAGAATAAGACGCACATCACTGAGACAGAATGTTGTCCATCCTCCTTCTGAACTTCCCTTTCTTCATCAGCAAAGTGAAAATAATGCCCACTGTTTGGTTGGATAAATTAAATAACGTACATAAAGTGCTTAGTATATACCAGGCACTCAATAATGATAACTATTATCATTAATATGATTTCACCACTTCTAGGATCATGGAGCGACATGCATAGATGATGCTTATCAAGTTTTTCCTCCCTCTAGATAGAGTTCCCCACACGCAAAGATAGCAGTAAATATCAAATGAACTTCTCTTTCCCACAGTCTTATGGGAGGTTAGCAATAAGGAACGTTTGGAATCCAGGTAGGTCGGTTGTTCTTAACCAGGCGAATCATGACAACTAATGTACTACATTTTCTGAGGTTCACTAAATCAGATgtctctccctgcccctgcttGTTTCTAACAGCTGAAACTGCACTGTTAAAAGTCCTTTTCCACTTCGAGTTATTAATGGATTGTCCCAGTTTAGATATAAATACTTCCCGAAGATGTAATACATTTTTCTCCTACCAAAAAGTAAAATCTTAATAAGGAACAGAGCAGAATGAGTGCTAGTCTCTTACAGTCACTCATTCTCTCATTTAGTTACTACATGCTGGCTGTGTGAAAGGCACTCCGTTAGGCATCGTGGACAACAGGAAAAAGATGTCGTTCTCACTTGTGCAATTTACAGTCCAGGAAAGAAGCCTGTACTGTTTGAAGAGAGACTCAGAGTCTGGGCCTTTGCAGAGAAGGTGGGGTGGGGCACACAGAACATCCTGGGCAGCTCAGAGACCAAGTACAGAAAGGATACAAGGACAAGGCCAGGGAAAGGGCTCCAAAAGGCATAAAAGGAGGATGAAGACAAACTCTGCCTATTTCATTTGGAGGCAGGCAAGCCAGCACTGCAGTGAGATCTCAGTTTTTCTCCTGCTCACTGTCTGAAGCAGAGGCTGTTGACAAATGCCTTTCTCTGAATCACCCACCTGCCACTGGCAGCTCTAATTACAGTGAATTACCTCATCCTAGCCAGTGCTCTTGCAA
Encoded here:
- the ASB15 gene encoding ankyrin repeat and SOCS box protein 15, with the translated sequence METNDDPEEDHLASYDIQLSIQESIEASKTVFYPERFVPLSDQNRKLVEAIKQGHILELQEYVKYKYALDEADEKGWFPLHEAVVQPIQQILEVVLDASYQTLWEFKTSDGETPLTLAVKAGLVENVRTLLEKGVWPNTKNDNGETPLLIAVKKGSYDMVSALLEHNTSLDQPCVKRWSAMHEAAKQGRKDIVALLLTRGGSVHLRDGFGVTPLGVAAEYGHCDVLEHLIHKGGDVLALADDGASVLFEAAGGGNPDCISLLLEYGGSGNVPNRAGHLPIHRAAYEGHYLALKYLIPVTSKNAIRKSGMTPIHSAADGQSVQCLELLIENGFDVNALLADHISESYDDERKTALYFAVSNNDIHCTELLLAAGADPNLDPLNCLLVAVRANNHEIVRLLLSHGANVNCYFMHVNDTRFPSAIQYALNDEVMLRLLLNNGYQVEMCFECMHGDIFGNSFVWSDIEEEVLPGWTSCVIKDNPFCEFITVPWMKHLVGSVIRVLIDYMDYIPLCAKLKSALEVQREWPEIRQILENPCSLKHLCRLKIRRLMGLQRLCQPASMEKLSLPPTIQRYILFKEYDLYGQALKLP